In one window of Electrophorus electricus isolate fEleEle1 chromosome 15, fEleEle1.pri, whole genome shotgun sequence DNA:
- the LOC118242571 gene encoding putative gustatory receptor clone PTE03 has protein sequence MEAQFSNDTFSWSLQIAKFDVSPEAVYPVFFTGTLIYLFSVLCNGIILALILTQRSLHKPMFYIMFSLPLADLVGISSLLPRLLIDIITQSNVVYYPTCVLQGFFLHLYGGGVYFILAAMAIDRYIAICKPLRYHSIMTPFTVGGVIALAWGTDIALEVMLFALQARLPKCKTYIVNVFCDNMSLVHLSCGGDTTVNNIYGLVVTGFMQVVSVGVQLFSYVQILKTCISHSQSDAKIKAVNTCLAQIITFALFEIVCTTVILSYRLQNVSPNAQKLCGIMTFTVPPVVNPIIYGMHTKDIRIAFLMVLKKIKVTFR, from the coding sequence ATGGAAGCCCAATTTTCAAATGACACCTTTAGCTGGAGCCTTCAGATTGCCAAATTTGATGTCTCTCCAGAGGCTGTATATCCTGTCTTCTTCACTGGGACTCTGATCTActtgttttcagtgttatgtaATGGAATCATCCTAGCACTCATTTTGACACAACGAAGCCTTCATAAGCCAATGTTCTACATTATGTTCAGCCTTCCACTAGCAGATCTAGTAGGAATCAGCAGTCTCCTTCCCAGACTGCTAATCGATATTATAACTCAGTCAAATGTTGTCTATTATCCAACATGTGTGTTACAGGGATTCTTTCTACATTTGTATGGAGGTGGTGTATATTTTATCCTTGCAGCCATGGCAATTGACCGCTACATAGCAATATGTAAGCCACTCAGATATCACTCTATCATGACACCCTTTACAGTTGGAGGTGTTATAGCTCTGGCATGGGGCACTGACATTGCATTAGAGGTCATGTTGTTTGCTCTTCAGGCCAGACTGCCAAAGTGTAAGACATATATTGTTAATGTGTTCTGTGATAATATGTCCTTGGTGCATCTCTCGTGTGGAGGCGATACTACTGTGAACAATATATATGGCTTGGTTGTGACAGGATTTATGCAGGTTGTTAGTGTGGGTGTTCAGTTATTCTCCTATGTACAAATTCTCAAAACCTGTATTTCCCACTCTCAATCTGATGCTAAAATCAAGGCTGTAAATACTTGTTTAgcacaaataattacatttgctctgtttgaAATAGTGTGTACTACTGTAATACTATCTTATCGTTTACAAAATGTATCTCCCAATGCACAAAAATTGTGTGGTATAATGACTTTCACAGTCCCTCCAGTTGTTAATCCAATTATATATGGAATGCATACAAAAGATATTAGAATAGCATTTCTGATGGtcttgaaaaaaataaaggtcACATTCAGATAA
- the LOC113587133 gene encoding olfactory receptor 51I2-like: MDYNFSIYATSLTLESLDLLPCYVLPAFIFGILTYGVILLFNFIILLTIALNRKLHKPMYILLFNLPVNDLIGATAFFPQLVSSILLQTRTITYSACFIQALLVHLYGVGSLVILSAMAYDRYVAICFPLKYNSLMSSSNLLKIIIIMWMIDCILIGFLLALNYRKEICSTKIVDIFCNNPSLMKLVCGDINSNNYFGLFVMVFSQGLSLMIVLFTYIQILFTCISRRQSDAKRKAIQTCGTHLIVFLCFEFYALFALIAHRFENSAPNLRKAFGVSIMIFPPILNPLIYGLKTKEIRQNIFYFFHKKIKPKWVKKIDFSM, encoded by the coding sequence ATGGATTATAACTTCTCCATATATGCAACATCTTTGACTTTGGAATCACTGGACCTGCTTCCATGTTATGTTTTGCCAGCATTCATATTTGGAATCCTTACATATGGTGTAATTTTGCTCTTTAATTTCATCATCCTGCTGACAATTGCTTTGAATCGCAAACTTCACAAGCCCATGTATATTCTGTTATTTAACTTGCCTGTAAATGACTTGATAGGCGCGACAGCCTTTTTTCCTCAGCTGGTGTCTAGTATACTTTTGCAGACTAGAACAATAACCTACTCTGCATGTTTCATACAAGCTTTACTGGTACATCTATATGGGGTTGGGTCATTAGTCATTCTCAGTGCAATGGCTTATGACAGGTATGTTGCCATATGTTTCCCACTGAAATATAACTCTCTGATGTCCTCAAGTAACTTGCTgaaaataattatcattatGTGGATGATAGATTGTATTCTCATTGGTTTTCTACTTGCTCTTAACTATCGCAAAGAGATTTGTAGCACAAAAATAGTAGATATTTTCTGCAATAATCCATCTTTAATGAAACTCGTATGTGGGGACATAAATTCAAATAACTACTTTGGTCTTTTTGTTATGGTTTTTTCTCAAGGTCTGTCACTGATGATAgtattatttacatacattcaAATCTTATTTACTTGCATTTCTCGAAGGCAGTCAGATGCTAAAAGAAAAGCAATTCAGACGTGTGGTACACACCTAATAGTTTTCTTATGTTTTGAGTTTTATGCACTCTTTGCTCTCATCGCTCACAGATTTGAGAATTCAGCTCCAAACTTACGAAAGGCCTTTGGAGTGTCAATAATGATATTTCCTCCTATTCTTAATCCTCTCATATATGGACTGAAAACTAAGGAAATTCGACAgaacattttttactttttccacAAGAAAATTAAACCTAAGTGggtaaaaaaaatagatttttctatGTGA
- the LOC113587116 gene encoding olfactory receptor 51I2-like — MDYNFSIYATSLTLESLDLLPCYVLPAFIFGILTYGVILLFNFIILLTIALNRKLHKPMYILLFNLPVNDLMGATTFFPQLVSSILLQTRTITYSACFIQALLVHLYGVGSLVILSAMAYDRYVAICFPLKYNSLMSSSNLLKIIIIMWMIDCILIGFLLALNYRKEICSTKIVDIFCNNPSLMRLICGDIKLNNYFGMFTIVFVQGLSLMIVLFTYIQILFTCISRRQSDAKSKAIQTCGTHLMVFLCFEFNILFTLIAHRFENSSPNLRKAFGASVMIFPPILNPLIYGLKTKEIRQNIFYFFHKTFWTKKL; from the coding sequence TTGCCAGCATTCATATTTGGAATCCTTACATATGGTGTAATTTTGCTCTTTAATTTCATCATCCTGCTGACAATTGCTTTGAATCGCAAACTTCACAAGCCCATGTATATTCTGTTATTTAACTTGCCTGTAAATGACTTGATGGGCGCGACAACCTTTTTTCCTCAGCTGGTGTCTAGTATACTTTTGCAGACTAGAACAATAACCTACTCTGCATGTTTCATACAAGCTTTACTGGTACATCTATATGGGGTTGGGTCATTAGTCATTCTCAGTGCAATGGCTTATGACAGGTATGTTGCCATATGTTTCCCACTGAAATATAACTCTCTGATGTCCTCAAGTAACTTGCTgaaaataattatcattatGTGGATGATAGATTGTATTCTCATTGGTTTTCTACTTGCTCTTAACTATCGCAAAGAGATTTGTAGCACAAAAATAGTAGATATTTTCTGCAATAATCCATCTTTAATGAGGCTCATTTGTGGGGACATAAAGTTGAATAACTATTTTGGTATGTTTACAATAGTTTTTGTCCAAGGTCTGTCACTGATGATAgtattatttacatacattcaAATCTTATTTACTTGCATTTCCCGAAGGCAGTCAGATGCAAAAAGTAAAGCAATTCAGACGTGTGGTACACACCTAATGGTTTTCTTATGCTTTGAGTTTAATATACTCTTTACTCTCATAGCTCACAGATTTGAGAATTCATCTCCAAACTTACGAAAGGCCTTTGGTGCATCTGTAATGATATTTCCTCCTATTCTTAATCCTCTCATATATGGACTGAAAACTAAAGAAATTcgtcaaaacattttttactttttccacAAAACATTCTGGACCAAAAAATTGTAA